CTGCCGCtatatgaaattttaaaacttGGCTTAAAAGGCGACACTGTTATACAGTTCAGAAAACAACTTCTTGACCCTCTAAAAATACCTTTACCTATATATTTGGCCAGGTTTGGGGTATAAAAAAGTTTGTGGTGTATAAAATTTACACCGGCTTTTCATCTGTGCaaagttcaattcagtttttttcttttctgtgtattttcttcGAAAACTGAAGCGCAAGTGCTTTTAAACACAAGTGGGGTCTCGGAGTGTGAGATTCGAAAACCcgagtgtgttttctttctgtgaGAAGCCTGGGCACTTGCTGTTGGTCCTCTTGTGAGCAGAGATAAAACCTTTCTGCCTTTGGCGCAGCGTGTGGAGGCTTTGTGTACTGACCCAGGCCCTGGGGTTCCTTCGGGTGGTCTTCGGTACCAGCCCTCAGGAGGGTTTATCTTCCCACCCAGTCCAACTGCAGGCTCCTTCCCTCTCTAGATCAGGGAGTCCAGCTGCTCTGGCTGATGATAAGAGAGTCGCTCCTGAGCCAGTACGACCCCCCAGGGTGGGACCCAAAGAGGCAGAACAAGTGGAAAGAGTAACGCTTCATTTTCACTCCTTCATCTAAACAACTGCAAAATTGGAACTTGTAACCTTGAGGTTTTTGTTTTGAACCCCTCTCAGCActactgctgtacccttgagcaaggtacctactgCAGGTGGTGTAAATATATcagacatttactgtatatgtacattttaggagatgctttcctccaaactgATGTACAGGTCagagttggaaaaaaaaaaaaaaagtgcatcaatAACAGGGAAAGAGCTGTaggtgcagacatgtgactaTGAAAGCAGAACATTTATGTCTGTGTGCATTATGTGAgtagctgtctatacctgagagctagacaggaaatacaaaaatattcatgACGTGGTGTGATGGAAATGTATGAAGTTGTCAGGACACCAGGAGAGTAATGGGTTTGGGCGTGGTgttttttgagaccctttttaaatgctggGGGGTTGAGCAACTCTAaggaacagagggagctcattgcaccacaTCAGAGCTCAGACTGAAAACAagcaggcttttgattttgaaccccCTACTGTAAGTCCCTTTGAATAAAACGTCAGCTAAgcgacaaattaataaataatttcccTGAATGTCTGACTGAAAGCACTTTATCAACATTAATGAGCCCACGGCTCATTGGGTCTCACCGAGTTTAACACACGGCCGCAGCGCTCTGGAACTACTGAACGGTATTAAACGACCTGGACTCTTCTTCTGGGATTTGGGTTAAGAACTAAAGCCTGACTTTAGCACAAAGCCTCATTTGGACACATCACAATCACAGTGAGACCAGCACTCGGGCGCATTTAACACACCCTGAAACAGGaggaacacacagcacaggaaaCAGTTAGGGAAAGGCCTATCTAATACGACATACTTTTCACGATAAGGGGGCAAGACAAAAGAACCCACAGGCTTCAACAAGACAGAATTCTTATAAAGTAtatttctaatttaaaataaattaagttaATGAAATGGTCAAGCCTTGTTCCTAAAATGGTAATGCCAGATCCTTCAAGTCACAGTTCTGTTGAAACCAAGTGTCCAACACTGTGACAAACTGTCAGAACAACAGTGAACTGTATTGTGTTATTAAATGATCATGTGAAAATTATTATGTGGTGGTTTTGTTTAGACTGCAGTGTCCTACATTTTTCTAATTATGGTTAAAACCAACCACGCACCTTCAAAACACTTAAAGGACATGAAAGCGATGGAATACATGCTTAAAATAACATGCACATACACCGTATATACATATAGGAAATTATGTATAACTGCAGTATCTACTAGAATCTAGTTTAATGATCTCTTGACATGGTAAATGTTGCCATTTAActgctttgttttattaaattggTGATGTGTATACCTTGGTCTCTAAGATTATTTTTCTATCAGCAATGGCATCCATACAAACCACAGTGATTCATTAGCATCACTGGAAAGGTAATAACTGGTTAGATATGTCTATATAAAGCTGTTACAGTTAAGCTTTATAATAGTTTCTGTAAACAACTTAAGAAGcttacatctcacacacacacacactgactgaaacctcttgtcccaagtggggtcacggcgagccggagcctaacccggcaacacaggggacacacccaggatgggacgccagtccatcacaaggcaccccaagcaggactcaaaccccagacccagccaGAGAagaggccctggccaaacccaccctCCTactattttataataaaaccAATTATACCGTATATTTGTTTATTGAGTTTCCAATACCCTGAATATAAtggttaaattaataaaacagatcATGTGAATGAACATGTcagcaatatacacacacacacacattttcagaaccgcttgtcccatacagggtcacggggaaccggagcctacccagcaacacagggcgtaaggccggaggggtaggggacacacccaggacgggacgccagtccgtcgcaaggcaccccaagcgggactcgaaccacagacccacagaagagcaggacccggtccaacccactgcgccaccgcacctccgtCAGCAATATAACACATTTGTAATACCTGCAGATGACATGTAAAACCAAAGTAGATAAAATCAagtggcacagtgtgtttgtgtatgttaaTACTAGTTTATGAAGCTGTATTTTTGAAAAGGTCGACTAAACACACGGAGCCCTTCGGATGCTGTGACCAAGAGGACATCCCCAGCTACCACTGAAGGAGGGGTAACTGGGGATGTCCTTGACTCTGtctctccctccatctctgTTTGTCCCCGTGTCCATCTCTATCTGTCCCTCTCTGTCCAAGACTCATTTCTCTCTGTCctgctctgtctctgtctctctctctctatctgcctctctttctgtttctgtctgtccatgtcctctttctccctctgtctctgtgcgTTTCCACCTCTCTGCTCCGTTCTTCAGTGGCCTTGTCTGTGtgcccccaccccgcccccccttgTCCCCCCTTGTCCCCGCCTGTCCCCGCCTGTCCCTGCCTGtccctctgtgtctgtctctttaAGATCCTCTGTCGAGTCAGTCgtgagcaggaaagaggaaacGAAAGCAGAAGcaggggggtgggatggggggtaTGTGGGGTGGAGACCGGAGGGGTATGGGGGCAGCTATTTAAAAACACCTTCTGCACACAGCCGACACAAACCACGAGTTCGCAGCATCGGAACGGAGTCGCGCGGCCGGCCGGGAGCCCGTAGGTCAGGAGGGACCGTTTTCCTCAGCGCGCCCTCGAGCAGCGCTCCTCCTGTTCGCGTGTGTGACCCCGACTTTATTCAGGCAGCTCAAACACATGATATTCGACAGCGTGCCTTCACACAATAGGTGATTTTATTGGGGAAAATCGCACACCGCCCGCTTCTGGTCCTGACGAGAGTCCGCTCATGGAAACGCGCtagcggcggcggcgggagaggcgcgcgcgcgcgctgaaGGCAGCGCGCGGGAGCAGGTGCGGCGGACGCGAGTATATCCTCTCGTTCCGTGCGTCATTCTGGCTCTGCGAGAAAGCAAAACAGGAGGTCGGGAGAAGTGTGGCGACccattttaaacacacagagaaatattAAACAAGAAGAGGACCAGGAGGTACAGGTGCGGCGACGAGCGGTGTGTTTGATGCCACGCCGCGCGCTCCTGGACAGGGACCACGAGCACTCGCCGGGCGGGATGTCATCTGCCATCGAGAGGAAAAGCCTGGAGGCCACCGAGTGAGTGCAGCGCACGCGGTGACCCCGTCGCGCGCGCTTCGCTCCGCATCCCATGACCGGCGCGAGCGCCACTAACGGACATCTCTCCGAAAACCGTCATTGTCGATGGCGCGACTAACACACACCACACgtcagagaacaaaaaaaattaacaacccTGCACGTTGCACGGGCACGAGGGCAGCGATCGCGTTTCAGAGCGCGCTCGTAACTAACGTTTGCAAGTAACTTTTACGATGTGTCAGAATCCTGCGGGTTTGCGCGCGCGTGACCTCTgcagagagggggggggggggggggggggggggggggcgagtcTCTGCGCGCAACTAAAACCAAGTGCTGAACGAGAACAAATGTTCCGTTCCTCGAGGTTAgaaacacatgcatttttaGTTATCGAGAGTAGACCGTTTATTTCATTGTCTACAGTAAATAAGTTTTTGTCATAATGTTTACGTTTTCAAAGGAAATGCATGAGATATACCATCTACCGCTGATAGTGAAGCGTTTTAGCCGATGTTGCTGTTACTGTGAATTTCCCTGAAACGCGGTCATTTCGCCCCACTTTGCCCCGCGTCGCGCGCCTCTCCTTGTGGCCACTCATTTGAGAAGGAGCGGCGCCCCCTAGCGACGCAATTAATGTCGACGCGCGTCGAAGTTCGCGTGTCACGTTCGTGCCGCGGTGTAGGACACGGCTGAACTTTCAGGTGCTGTTCTCtgacatttgttttgcatcGCGGCAGCTccgtccaaaaaaaaaaaaccccgaaATGTTAGACAGCAAGGACAAAATATACACAGAAAAGCGAACCAAAAGTGTCAGGGATGTGTGCGGACTGCTGCTCTTCAGTCGACATTGTTTAGACATGATCAGGAAGGGCAAACGTGAGCTCTGCACATTGCCATGAAAGCTGAAAACCGAAGCTGACCACAGTGACCGTGACTTGCTGCAGCAGCGCCGTGTGGTTGCTTCCGTTTCGACAGGGAGCCCGTGGATGAGGTCCTCCAGATGCCCCCCTCCTTACTGACATGCGGCGGGTGCCAGCAGAGCATCGGCGACCGCTTTTTCCTGAAAGCCATCGAGCAGTACTGGCACGAGGACTGCCTGAGCTGTGACCTGTGCGGCTGCCGGCTGGGCGAGGTGGGACGCCGGCTCTACTACAAACTGGGCAGGAAGCTGTGCCGCAGAGATTACCTCAGGTGGGcgttgtgtgtgagtgagtgtgtgtgtgcacgtaaATGCCGTTACGAACACGAAATGTGAATGGTCACTGTAAGGATCTTTGACGAGTGTGAAGAGCAGACCGGTTGTCCGCATGATGCCACAACCGAACAGTTTAAATGGCTGTTGGAGCGGATTGATCGGAACTTTTGTGTCAAAAGCAGGCAGTGATTCCAATAGCAGCGCCTTACAGATCCGCTCTAAATATGtcttttgcccccccccccccccgacctttCCCACCGACCGTGTTCCTTCATCGCACCTCTCTGCCCCCCGATCCCACCCATCCCACTTTCGCTGACTCCCCTCTCCCTGATCACACCCTCACGGTCTTTgatccctccccctcctcaccctgATTTGGCCCCCTCAGGCTCTTCGGGCAGGATGGCCTTTGCGCGTCGTGCGAGAAGCGGATCCGGGCCTTTGAGATGACGATGCGGGTGCGAGACAAGGTGTACCACCTGGAGTGCTTCAAGTGCGCTGCCT
Above is a genomic segment from Scleropages formosus chromosome 2, fSclFor1.1, whole genome shotgun sequence containing:
- the lmo2 gene encoding rhombotin-2, whose translation is MPRRALLDRDHEHSPGGMSSAIERKSLEATEEPVDEVLQMPPSLLTCGGCQQSIGDRFFLKAIEQYWHEDCLSCDLCGCRLGEVGRRLYYKLGRKLCRRDYLRLFGQDGLCASCEKRIRAFEMTMRVRDKVYHLECFKCAACQKHFCVGDRYLLINSDIVCEQDIFEWTKLNTMP